CATGCAGGGGAAGTTCTCGAAGAGAATCAGGGTTCCTGCCTTGAATGAGGCGCAGGCCTTGGCGTCAGGGGCTGTGGTACAGTCCACCCCCTGGGTCATCTTGCTGATGTCCTCTTCACAGCCGCAGTCGTGAGCGCCAAAGATGTGTCTGAAAACGTAAACACTGGTAATTGGCGATCCCATTTATGTATACGGGcctatatatatttcatttttgcaaaaatgGTTTTGCCACCTTTGCTCGACCTCAGACTTATCGGTAAGACTGCGATTGCGAAGTAACAAATCGAGAGTGTCAACCCTATTGAAATGGCTAGTCAGGTGGGTGCCTGAGCAGTCTGGCTCGCCCTCTTGGCAagtggtcaagaggtccctggtttgaacCCCACAGTCGGTGTGAAGCTCTTGGGCAGGTCTTTTTTGTTTATTGCCTCTCGCGTACTGCACTCAGGTGAAAAAATTGGTACTAGAGCCTATAAGAAATGCACAGGTTAgggctgattgagcagctaaaCTAGGTTCTACTGAAATGTTTTTCAGGAAAGACTGGGCTAAAAAACCAGGATCGGTATTTTGGGTCACCATATTGTCATTGTCCTTACTTGGTCCCACAGGCGAGACAGTAGTCGTGTTGCAGACAGGCTTCGTCCATTTCATCAATGGGAGGGAGGCAATTCCTGTAAAGAAGTGAATTGAAGAaacatgaagacattgtcatgCACGGAAGACAAGGCATGCCGAAGCAAATCCGGAGGACACCCTCAGTCGTTACATAACAAGCCATTTCGTTTTTGTATGACACCCATTTGGGCTTTTTGAAATGTCTATTCGCAGGCATGTACATAAAGGAAGGGCTGCTTGCAGGAAAAAATGGATGCGGCTCGTCTGAACGCTGTTATTGAACGCAACAGTAAGACACTTCTTCATAATGGACTTCGGTTGCACTGTAGTGTCAAGGGAGAGGCTTACCTGCAGTCATCCAATGTGTCGTCACACGTACAACACTT
The sequence above is a segment of the Lineus longissimus chromosome 12, tnLinLong1.2, whole genome shotgun sequence genome. Coding sequences within it:
- the LOC135496969 gene encoding uncharacterized protein LOC135496969, whose product is MASLPLVVFLVSVAMVTCADPRLDLFKYGNWCGAYTTGLSTDSNGAVAGNKCCTCDDTLDDCRNCLPPIDEMDEACLQHDYCLACGTKHIFGAHDCGCEEDISKMTQGVDCTTAPDAKACASFKAGTLILFENFPCMCTDPDTCKRPSIAGVGKCIVPNYKFC